The Linepithema humile isolate Giens D197 chromosome 7, Lhum_UNIL_v1.0, whole genome shotgun sequence genome has a window encoding:
- the LOC137000962 gene encoding uncharacterized protein has protein sequence MFSHSMDVYNGKHAYIEEVSRDACQRMHMYGTYEIGNTRITGLKSNQTATRPVTLAGHVNNDGTCSGTTYSDPFGTWEKAVVLATIKITLQDYIADVKINTNRVQLRSGVTCALSATHCTDIEGGDTYWASMPTDTCRFGTYGVLYEGYAHRIIDVVNKQQQIVYSMTTEDTVFALASRDSYSTCGYTLFHTEHPKLVIFETSPGVAIFKKKSRIANLDIFTYMNFKFVYVEKHVRTQFSELYKNILLQQCQLEQKILHNSLAIATQSPDVFAYHFMKGPGYMALLAGEVIHIVKCVPVEVRVAHTEECYDQLPVTRENRTQFLTPQTHILLRQGTQITCNLFAPPMYLLGDAWYRLTPKPIHTVPPMTMKPMTTPSWKYISPGSLATSGIYTEGDLSDLRDHIMFPAERPAMLNTLARGMMGHSTIMHDGGSFANFLDEASVEKIAMSAWQKFWDRFLIFGNINAGFLGIYLAVRAVKLILDTIVHGYALHTVYGWSIYLLGAIWDSLTQLLLHLKLKKPRDGNRETMQPSAERNPIEDSSQRGTYPLLPAKDASTYTFALKD, from the coding sequence ATGTTCTCTCACTCCATGGACGTGTACAACGGAAAGCACGCGTATATAGAAGAAGTATCAAGAGACGCCTGCCAACGAATGCATATGTATGGTACTTACGAAATCGGGAATACTCGAATAACAGGATTGAAATCCAATCAAACTGCAACACGACCGGTAACACTGGCCGGACACGTGAACAATGATGGCACCTGTTCCGGAACAACATATAGCGATCCATTCGGCACATGGGAAAAAGCCGTGGTACTCGcaaccataaaaattacactacAGGATTATATAGCTGACGTGAAGATAAACACGAACCGAGTCCAACTGAGGTCTGGAGTGACCTGTGCGTTGAGCGCAACACATTGCACCGACATCGAGGGTGGGGATACCTACTGGGCATCCATGCCCACGGATACCTGCAGGTTCGGCACTTATGGAGTATTATATGAAGGATATGCACACAGAATAATAGACGTCGTCAACAAACAACAGCAAATTGTTTATTCCATGACTACAGAAGACACAGTTTTTGCATTGGCAAGCAGAGACTCCTATTCTACTTGTGGATATACTCTTTTCCACACGGAACAtccaaaattagtaattttcgaAACTTCACCAGgcgtagcaatttttaaaaaaaaatcacgcaTAGCTAATTTGGACATTTTCACctatatgaattttaaatttgtatatgtagaGAAACATGTGCGGACTCAATTTAGTGAactatataagaatattttactgcaACAATGTCAGCTcgaacagaaaatattacacaattcatTAGCCATAGCCACTCAATCACCGGATGTTTTCGCTTATCACTTTATGAAGGGACCAGGATACATGGCCTTACTGGCTGGCGAAGTAATACACATAGTAAAATGTGTGCCTGTCGAAGTAAGAGTAGCACACACCGAAGAATGCTATGATCAATTGCCTGTGACGCGAGAAAAtagaacacaatttttaacaccGCAAACCCATATACTATTACGACAAGGAACGCAGATTACGTGCAATTTGTTCGCACCACCTATGTATCTTCTGGGAGATGCATGGTATAGACTCACTCCTAAACCAATACATACAGTACCGCCGATGACCATGAAACCGATGACAACACCTAGCTGGAAATATATTAGCCCCGGATCACTTGCTACCAGCGGCATATATACTGAAGGAGATTTAAGCGATCTCAGGGATCATATTATGTTTCCTGCTGAGAGACCAGCAATGTTAAACACCTTGGCCAGAGGAATGATGGGCCACTCTACGATTATGCACGATGGAGGATCTTTTGCAAACTTCCTAGATGAGGCATCAGTTGAAAAAATAGCTATGTCAGCATGGCAGAAATTTTGGGATCGATTCCTAATTTTCGGCAATATAAACGCTggatttttaggaatttactTGGCAGTAAGagcagtaaaattaatattggataCCATTGTGCATGGCTATGCTCTACACACAGTATACGGATGGTCCATATACCTGCTTGGAGCCATTTGGGACTCGTTAACTCAGCTCCTATTACacttaaaactgaaaaaaccaCGCGATGGAAATAGAGAAACTATGCAACCGTCCGCAGAACGAAACCCGATAGAAGACTCTTCACAGAGGGGAACCTACCCCCTATTACCTGCAAAGGACGCATCCACTTATACATTCGCACTAAAGGACTGa